In Cryptococcus neoformans var. neoformans JEC21 chromosome 5 sequence, one genomic interval encodes:
- a CDS encoding protein-nucleus import-related protein, putative, translating into MSRQEKDALVAYVNSFKLSKPITDFAQLADGKALMEAMSAVDSTHFKDVPARGVTSQASSSENWVLRMNSLKRLYRLLLSFPLPAPHPSSLSLSSLSDPPFSTIAKTPTMREGVQGLLQICRFCLAASVWAPGNEKVIMRIQKLKEEHMAELMKSIEAVTATLPAEHQRQESGSSSLRPSPDLSYSPPPSSLREERDKLLQENDDLRTRCERMMEQVADLTSKLKETKEEHEDALERLSRGETPGAGLRGNQAAGANEIERLKVDLLKAEESLAKAEEDLEKQTTSVSELTKQIEQYKAEAAEAGKLKDQLDEYRHTADRLRKSENVIEKYRKKLEESANLRRELRNLEEENASLVNTNSSLEADLKKAVAFKSLFDNYKSQIESFEKQTADQATEITELNHQLEVTQHQLESLQSTYEQHQEELQLSQEKLREIELTGVISSNGEGLKRNAPGDMSLGDELGELPDNGDRETKTDLRLKIKSLQRELSDLQSSAPVSHRLITLETLLADANKSKERYQADYLKAHKEGLRLSATLEAIREGRGGDNSQTSAALRQRLDEVLEERDALLRERQELEVAKGEAEKALTAAKVDLSLVGKDKRDILASLRKSVEKDASDLGKEVIVLKEQIEALREKDRQNLEEIKTLLKDKVNLQTASIDQRERAFEKEKEFSELKASMSASGVPAETQQKLLGLYGRNTELSAEVKALQDKLDVLSKSGGTYDHSPFEQAQIAYEKQITSLQAEVAKLKESKTALKKQYDLEQQLMLTAWHDLGQKMVGGHLHVAMNGAKRSQAKPMPNGWLGRQRRIQENAGYART; encoded by the exons ATGTCAaggcaggagaaggacgCCTTGGTGGCGTATGTCAACTCATTCAAACTCTCAAAACCCATCACAGACTTTGCACAGCTCGCAGACGGAAAGGCCTTGATGGAG GCTATGAGTGCCGT CGACTCGACACATTTCAAGGATGTACCTGCCAGAGGAGTAACCTCCcaagcctcttcttcggagAACTGGGTTCTTCGAATGAATTCCTT GAAACGACTTTACCgacttctcctttccttccctttgccAGCACCTcacccttcatctctctcacTATCCAGCCTTTCTGATCCACCATTCTCCACTATTGCCAAGACACCGACTatgagagaaggagtgCAAGGTCTCCTACAGATTTGCAGATTCTGCCTGGCTGCAAGTGTATGGGCACCAGGGAATGAGAAGGTTATCATGCGTATCCAGAAGTTAAAAGAAGAGCATATGGCAGAGTTGATGAAAAGTATTGAGGCA GTCACGGCAACTCTGCCAGCTGAACATCAAAGACAAGAAAGTggatcatcatccttgaGACCATCACCTGATCTTTCCTACTC GCCACCACCGTCAAGCCTTCGAGAAGAACGGGACAAACTCCTGCAAGAGAATGATGATCTTCGAACAAGATGCGAGCGGATGATGGAACAGGTTGCCGACCTGACATCCAAACTT AaagaaacgaaagaagagcatGAAGATGCGCTAGAGAGATTATCGCGTGGTGAAACTCCAGGCGCAGGTTTGAGGGGCAATCAAGCGGCAGGAGCAAACGAAATTGAAAGGTTAAAAGTCGATCT GCTGAAAGCCGAGGAAAGTCTGGCTaaagcagaggaagaccTCGAAAAGCAAACCACGAGTGTTTCCGAGTTGACGAAGCAG ATTGAACAGTACAAAGCCGAAGCTGCTGAAGCTGGCAAGTTGAAAGATCAATTGGATGA ATACCGACATACTGCAGATAGATTACGGAAAAGCGAAAATGTGATCGAAAAGTACCGAAAGAAGCTCGAGGAGAGCGCCAACCTTCGAAGGGAATTACGC AacttggaagaagaaaacgCTTCTCTTGTCAACACCAACTCCTCCCTTGAGGCAGACCTCAAGAAAGCCGTAGCGTTCAAAAGCCTTTTTGATAACTATAAATCCCAAATCGAATCTTTCGAGAAACAGACAGCCGACCAGGCCACCGAAATCACTGAGCTGAACCATCAACTTGAAGTAACCCAACACCAGCTCGAATCGCTTCAATCAACGTACGAGCAGCATCAAGAGGAGTTGCAACTTAGCCAAGAGAAGTTAAGAGAAATTGAATTGACCGGTGTTATATCTTCGAATGGCGAAGGGTTAAAGAGAAATGCGCCAGGAGATATGTCGCTGGGTGATGAACTAGGCGAGCTTCCTGATAATGGAGACCGAGAAACCAAGACAGA TCTTCGTTTAAAAATCAAATCACTTCAACGTGAACTGTCCGACCTCCAATCATCGGCTCCAGTATCTCATCGCCTCATTACTCTTGAAACTCTCCTTGCTGATGCCAACAAATCCAAGGAAAGATACCAGGCTGATTATCTCAAGGCGCACAAGGAAGGCCTCAGATTATCAGCCACGTTGGAAGCGATTAGGGAGGGTCGAGGCGGTGATAA CTCGCAAACCTCAGCGGCTCTCAGGCAGAGATTGGATGAGGTTCTTGAAGAAAGAGACGCGCTTCTGAGGGAAAGGCAGGAACTAGAGGTCGCCAAAGGAGAAGCCGAGAAAGCTTTGACTGCGGCCAAGGTTGACT TGAGCCTTGTCGGCAAAGATAAACGTGATATTCTTGCTT CTTTGAGAAAAAGCGTAGAAAAGGATGCGTCCGACCTTGGGAAGGAAGTCATAGTGCTGAAAGAGCAAATTGAGGCTTTAAGAGAGAAAGATCGACAGAACCTTGAAGAGATCAAGAC TCTTTTGAAGGACAAGGTCAACCTTCAAACCGCCAGCATCGACCAGCGAGAGAGAGCCtttgagaaagagaaagagttCAG CGAACTCAAAGCTTCTATGTCTGCAAGCGGCGTACCAGCGGAGACACAACAAAAACTCCTCGGTTTATACGGACGTAATACAGAGCTTTCAGCAGAGGTCAAAGCGTTACAAGATAAGCTTGATGTCTTATCAAAGTCAGGTGGTACATAT GACCATTCTCCCTTCGAACAAGCTCAAATCGCCTACGAAAAGCAGATCACCTCCCTCCAGGCAGAAGTCGCTAAACTTAAAGAATCCAAGACCGCTCTGAAGAAGCAATACGATCTTGAACAGCAACTTATGCTTACTGCATGGCATGATCTGGGCcagaagatggtgggggGGCATTTGCATGTGGCTATGAATGGCGCGAAGAGGAGTCAGGCAAAGCCAATGCCCAATGGATGGCTCGGCCGACAGAGAAGGATA CAAGAGAATGCTGGGTATGCTAGAACTTA